The Sphingomonas sanxanigenens DSM 19645 = NX02 genome includes a region encoding these proteins:
- a CDS encoding metallophosphoesterase — MRRILLLLIGLPILIALGTIGWGYAEAVRTPVVRHGMIALPRWPVGAPPLKVALLSDIHVAGPDMSPARLARIVAQVNGERPDLVLIAGDLVSDKRGATRRYGVAESVAPLRGLRARLGVVAVLGNHDHWRDTQAFHRALRGIGITVLANDAARRGPITIAGIDDHYSHHADVGATMRAVRALGGPVIALSHSPDVAPALPAAVPLFAGHTHCGQIRLPLVGRPATMSRYGERYACGLIREGERTVLVGAGLGTSVVPLRIGVPPDFWVVTVGKRSEAAGPTTM; from the coding sequence ATGCGACGGATCCTCCTCTTGCTGATCGGGCTGCCGATCCTGATCGCGCTGGGCACGATCGGCTGGGGCTATGCGGAGGCGGTGCGCACGCCGGTCGTCCGCCATGGCATGATCGCACTGCCCCGCTGGCCCGTCGGCGCGCCGCCGCTGAAGGTCGCGTTGCTCAGCGACATCCATGTCGCGGGGCCGGACATGTCGCCGGCGCGGCTGGCGCGCATCGTCGCGCAGGTGAATGGCGAGCGGCCCGATCTGGTGCTGATCGCCGGCGACCTGGTGAGCGACAAGCGTGGCGCCACGAGGCGTTACGGCGTGGCCGAATCGGTCGCCCCGCTTCGGGGTCTGCGCGCGCGGCTCGGCGTGGTCGCGGTGCTCGGCAATCATGACCATTGGCGCGACACGCAGGCGTTCCACCGCGCGTTGCGCGGCATCGGTATTACCGTGCTGGCAAACGACGCAGCGCGGCGCGGCCCGATCACGATCGCCGGCATCGACGATCACTATTCACACCACGCCGATGTGGGTGCGACGATGCGCGCCGTGCGGGCGCTCGGCGGGCCGGTGATCGCGCTAAGCCACAGCCCGGATGTCGCACCGGCACTGCCTGCGGCTGTGCCTCTGTTCGCCGGGCACACACATTGCGGGCAGATCAGGCTGCCGCTGGTCGGCCGCCCGGCAACGATGTCCCGCTATGGCGAGCGCTATGCCTGCGGGCTGATTCGTGAGGGGGAGCGGACGGTGCTGGTCGGCGCCGGGCTTGGCACTAGCGTGGTGCCGCTCAGGATCGGCGTGCCGCCGGATTTCTGGGTGGTGACGGTGGGAAAACGCTCCGAGGCTGCTGGCCCCACCACGATGTGA
- a CDS encoding Dps family protein codes for MAKTPKPKLKTPTDIASNAAMTVADALNAILADSYALYLKTKNFHWHVSGPHFRDYHLMLDDQATQILGTTDEIAERVRKTGNVTLRSIGDIARRQRIKDNDAEFVSATDMLAELREDNLALVASLREAKEIVDEAKDNATSGILDDWTDQAEQRAWFLFEASRN; via the coding sequence ATGGCGAAGACCCCGAAACCAAAGCTGAAAACGCCCACCGACATTGCCAGCAATGCGGCGATGACCGTCGCCGACGCGCTCAACGCGATCCTGGCGGACAGCTATGCGCTGTATCTCAAGACCAAGAATTTCCACTGGCACGTCTCCGGCCCGCATTTCCGCGACTATCACCTGATGCTCGACGATCAGGCGACCCAGATCCTCGGCACGACCGACGAGATCGCGGAACGCGTGCGCAAGACCGGCAATGTCACGCTGCGTTCGATCGGCGATATCGCCCGCCGCCAGCGCATCAAGGACAATGACGCCGAGTTCGTCAGCGCCACCGACATGCTCGCCGAACTCCGCGAGGACAATCTCGCGCTCGTCGCCTCGCTGCGCGAAGCCAAGGAGATCGTCGACGAGGCCAAGGACAATGCCACCAGCGGCATCCTCGACGACTGGACCGACCAGGCCGAACAGCGCGCCTGGTTCCTGTTCGAGGCGAGCCGGAACTGA